One Cynocephalus volans isolate mCynVol1 chromosome 5, mCynVol1.pri, whole genome shotgun sequence DNA window includes the following coding sequences:
- the TRIM26 gene encoding tripartite motif-containing protein 26 has product MATSAPLRSLEEEVTCSICLDYLRDPVTIDCGHVFCRSCTTDVRPISGSRPVCPLCKKPFKKENIRPVWQLASLVENIERLKVDKGRQPGEVSREQQDTKLCERHQEKLHYYCEDDGKLLCVMCRESREHRPHTAVLVEKAAQPHREKILNHLSTLRRDRDKIQGFQAKGEADTLAALKKLQDQRQYIVAEFEQGHQFLREREQHLLDQLAKLEQELTEGREKYKSRGVGELARLALVISELEDKAQQSAAELMQDTRDFLNRYPRKKFWIGKPIARVVKKRTGEFSDKLLSLQRGLREFQGKLLRDLEYKTVSVTLDPQSASGYLQLSEDWKCVTYTSLYKSAYLHPQQFDCEPGVLGSKGFTWGKVYWEVEVEREGWSEDEDEGDEEEEGEEEEEDEEAGYGDGYDDWDTDEDEESLGEEEEEEEEEEEEVLESCMVGVARDSVKRKGDLSLRPEDGVWALRLSSSGIWANTSPEAELFPALRPRRVGIALDYEGGTVTFTNAESQELIYTFTATFTRRLVPFLWLKWPGTRLLLRP; this is encoded by the exons ATGGCCACATCAGCCCCACTGAGGAGCCTGGAAGAGGAGGTGACTTGCTCAATCTGCCTTGACTACCTGCGGGACCCCGTGACCATCGACTGTGGCCACGTCTTCTGCCGCAGCTGCACCACCGATGTCCGCCCCATCTCAGGCAGCCGCCCAGTCTGCCCGCTCTGCAAGAAGCCTTTTAAGAAGGAGAACATCCGACCcgtgtggcagctggccagcctcGTGGAGAACATTGAGCGGCTGAAGGTGGACAAGGGCAGGCAGCCGGGAGAGGTGTCCCGGGAGCAGCAGGACACCAAGTTGTGCGAGCGGCATCAGGAGAAGCTGCACTACTACTGCGAGGACGATGGGAAGCTGCTGTGCGTGATGTGCCGGGAGTCCCGGGAGCATAGACCCCACACAGCCGTGCTGGTGGAGAAGGCTGCCCAGCCCCACAGG GAAAAAATCCTGAACCACCTGAGTACCctaaggagagacagagacaaaattCAGGGCTTTCAGGCGAAGGGAGAAGCTGATACCCTGGCTGCACTG AAGAAGCTCCAGGACCAGAGGCAGTACATCGTGGCAGAGTTTGAGCAGGGCCACCAGTTCCTGAGGGAGCGGGAGCAGCACCTGCTGGACCAGCTGGCGAAGCTGGAGCAGGAGCTcacagaggggagggagaagtaCAAGAGCCGGGGCGTCGGTGAGCTCGCTCGGCTGGCACTGGTTATCTCCGAGCTGGAGGACAAGGCACAGCAGTCGGCTGCAGAGCTCATGCAG GACACCAGAGACTTCCTAAACAG GTATCCACGGAAGAAGTTCTGGATTGGGAAACCCATCGCTCGGGTGGTTAAAAAAAGGACCGGAGAATTCTCAGATAAACTCCTCTCTCTACAGCGAGGCCTGAGGGAATTCCAAG GGAAGCTGCTGAGAGACTTGGAATATAAGACAG TGAGTGTTACCCTGGACCCGCAGTCGGCCAGTGGGTACCTGCAGCTGTCAGAGGACTGGAAATGTGTGACCTACACCAGCCTGTACAAGAGTGCCTACCTGCACCCCCAGCAGTTCGACTGTGAGCCGGGGGTGCTAGGCAGCAAGGGCTTCACCTGGGGCAAGGTCTACTGGGAGGTGGAGGTAGAGAGGGAGGGCTGGTCTGAGGATGAAGATGAGGGGGAtgaagaggaagagggggaggaggaagaggaggatgaggaggcgGGCTATGGGGATGGATATGACGACTGGGACACAGATGAGGACGAGGAGTCgttgggagaggaagaggaggaggaggaggaagaagaggaggaagtttTGGAAAGCTGCATGGTGGGAGTGGCCAGAGACTCTgtgaagaggaagggagacctTTCCCTGCGGCCGGAGGATGGGGTGTGGGCACTGCGCCTCTCCTCCTCAGGCATCTGGGCCAACACCAGCCCTGAGGCTGAGCTCTTCCCGGCGCTGCGGCCCCGGAGAGTGGGCATCGCCTTGGATTATGAAGGGGGCACTGTGACTTTTACCAATGCAGAGTCACAGGAACTCATCTACACCTTCACTGCTACCTTCACCCGGCGCTTGGTCCCCTTCCTGTGGTTAAAGTGGCCAGGAACACGCCTCTTGCTGAGACCCTGA